Below is a window of Niabella agricola DNA.
CGGGCTGATACTGGCGGGGCATTCCCTCGGTGCATCCCTGCTGGTAAAATACCTTTCGGAACATACCGTTCAAACAAGCATCGCCGGCACATTCCTGGTAGCCCCGCCTTATTGGAACGGCGATCAGGACTGGGTACAGCCCTTAAAGCTAAAAGAGGATTTTGCAGCGCGGTTGCCCAAAAACATCCCCTTTTTCTTTTACCAATGCAGGGATGATGAAGTAGTGCCTTTTGATCATTTCACACGCTACCGGCAGCAATTGTCCCGGGCCGTGTTCCGGGAGCTGAAAAAAGGCGGGCATCAACTGATAATGACCTGTCGGTAGTAGCAACGGATATAAAAAACCTGGGGTAAACAGGTGATCCGGCCCTTGCTAGGGCCATACATTTTCTGATAGTACCATCCCAATCCATTGCAGCTTTTTTGAAAAGGGTTGCAACTGTAATTTCATGACGAACCCGTATCCGTTTTATTGTTTTCCAGGTCGGTGCAAACAATGACCGCGACAGCAGCAATGATTTTGTTGGAGTACAAACCAACAGGAACTGCAGATATTGAGTATAATTGTTAGCAGTTCACTATCAATGGTGTTTTGATGGGTAGCATCCCTTACTTCGAAAATTAATAGTAGATTGCGGCATAACGATATTGTCACTATGAAAGAGGAACAGCTCAGAAGCAGCAACTGGTTTGGCCGTACCGGCAAGGATGGTTTTATTTACCGTTCGTGGATGAAAAACAGCGGCATTCCGGACCATGAATTTAAGAAACCCGTCATCGGGATCTGCAATACCTGGAGTGAACTTACGCCCTGTAATGCCCATTTCCGGGAGCTGGCGGCTTCTGTAAAACGCGGGGTGCTGGAAGCCGGCGGCCTCCCATTGGAGTTCCCGGTGATGAGCCTGGGCGAAACCCTGATGAAGCCCACCACCATGCTGTTTCGCAACTTAGCCAGCATGGATGTAGAAGAAAGCATCAGAGCCAACCCGCTGGATGGCGTTGTGCTGCTTTGCGGTTGCGATAAAACCACCCCTTCCCTGCTGATGGGAGCCTGCAGTGTGAACCTGCCCACCCTCATTGTTTCGGGCGGCCCCATGCTTACCGGGAAGTACCAGGGGCAAAGCATCGGTACCAGCGATGTATGGCGACTGGCTGCCGGACTGGAAACCGGAGCAGTGCAGGAGGCAGAGCTCAACGATATGGAAGCCGCCCTCTGCCGCAGCCAGGGGCATTGCGCCGTAATGGGCACGGCCTCCACCATGGCCTGTATGGTGGAAGCCCTGGGCCTCTCCCTGCCTGGTAATGCTGCCATCCCTGCAGTGGATGCCCGCCGTAAAGTGATGGCCCAACATTCCGGCAGCCGCATTGTGGAAATGGTGCGGGAGCAATTGCGGTTATCCGATATCCTTACCCGGCAGGCTTTTGAAAATGCCATCATCACCAATGCTGCCATGGCGGTTCCACCAATTTTGTCATCCACCTGCTGGCCATCGCCGGCCGCATCGGCGTACCGCTTCACCTGCAGGACTTTGACACGCTCTCCAAAAACATTCCGCTGCTGGTAAACCTGCAGCCCTCCGGTGCCTTTTTTATGGAAGACCTTTATTATGCCGGCGGGTTGCCGGCGGTGCTCAAAGAGCTGGAAGGCCTGCTGCATGCGGATGCACTTACGGTAAACGGCCAAACCATCGGGGAAAACAACCACAATGCCAGCTGCCACAACCGGGAGGTGATCGCCACGGCGGCTGCGCCCGTCAATGCCGCTACCGGTCTGGCTGTATTAAAAGGAAATATTTGCCCGGACGGTGCGGTCATCAAGCCTTCAGCCGCCAGTGCGCACCTGATGCGGCATACGGGTCCGGCCCTGGTGTTTGAATCGATCGACGATTACAAAGCCCGGATCAATGACGACGACCTGGAGGTGGATGCCAATACCGTTCTTGTATTAAAGAACGTAGGACCAAAAGGCTATCCCGGTATGCCGGAGGTGGGCAATATGACCCTGCCCAAAAAATTATTGCAGCAGGGCATTAGCGATATGGTGCGCATCTCCGACGGCCGTATGAGCGGCACCGGCTTTGGCACCGTTATCCTGCATGTATCGCCGGAAGCCGCCCTGGGCGGCAATTTCAGCGTACTGCAAACCGGGGATATGATCAGCCTGGATGTGGAGCGACGCACCCTTGATGTGCAGCTTACCGATGAGGAACTGGCCCGGCGCAGGAAGGCCTGGCAGCCACCGTCCCCACAGGTTTCCAGGGGCTATGTACAGCTGTATACCCAGCGGGTACTGCAGGCGCACCTGGGTGCCGATCTTGATTTTTAACGGGCAGCAGCGGTGCGGAGGTAAGCAAAGATTCTCATTAAACCTTATATACTACGAATGGAGTTCGCTAACAAAACAGCCATAGTAACCGGTGCCGCGCAGGGCATTGGCTTTGAATTGTGCCGGCAACTGGCCGCCGGCGGTGCGGGGGTCATCCTGAACGACCTGGACCCGGCCCTGGCACAAAATGCAGCAGCCACGATCAATATGCAGTTTCCCGGAAAGGTTTATGCCGTTGGAGGCGATTGCAGCAACCCGGAAGTGATCCGGCAACTGGTGCAGGCCGCCGTTGACCAGTACGGCAGCCTGGATATGGCCATCGCCAATGCGGGGGTCACCTTGTTTGGCGATTTCCTGGATTATAGTCCGGAAGCTTTTTACAAGGTATTGCAGGTAAACCTGGGCGGCTCTTTCTTTCTGGCGCAGGCTGCTGCACAACGAATGAAAACCCAGGGCAGCGGGGGCTCCATCCTGTTTATGTCTTCCGTAACCGGGCACCTGGCACATAAAGGACTGGTGGCCTATGGCATGACCAAGGCAGCGCTGGAAATGCTGGCCCGCAACCTGGTGATTGAGCTTTCCGCCTACGGCATCAACATCAACGCCATTGCACCCGGCGCCACACTTACGGAGCGCACCCAGGCAGACCCGGAATATGCGGCCAAATGGGAAAAGATCACACCCGGAGGCCGGCCCGCAACGGCAGACGACATTGCCCGCACGGCCTTATTCCTGGTGCACGAAAAATCCCGCCATATAAACGGGCAGCATATCGTTATTGACGGCGGGTGGAGTTGCGTGGGTGTGCAGCCGGATTGATGGAATAAATAATGTTGTCAATGCGAAATGCCGCTCTGTTCGCCAGATCTTTTAATCCCCCTTTACGACAATGCCCCCTAGAGATTCCTCCGCTGCGGCCGGAACGACGGGAGTAAAATTATCGTCACGTTGACCAGACAGCACTTCGTCACGTCGACCAGAGCGGAGACGTCCCTGCGAAATCCTCCTCTGTTAGCCAAATCTTTTAATCCCCCTTTACGACAATGCCCCCTAGAGATTCCTCCGCTGCGGCCGGAACGACGGAAAAAAAACTCCGTCACGTCGACCGGAGTGGAGACGTCTCTACGCAATACCGCTCGGCTAGCTAGATCTTTTAATCCCCGTTTTACGACGATGCCTCTTTAAAGATTCCTCCGCTGCGGTCGGAATGACGGGAGTAAAATTGTCGTCACGTTGACTAGACAGCACATCGTCACGTCGACCACAGCGGAGACGTCTCTACGAAACCCTCCTCTGTTAGCCAAATCTTTAATCCCCTTTACGACAATGCCTCCCTAGAGATTCCTCCGCTGCGGTCGGAATGACGGGAGTAAAACTTCGTCACGTCGACCAGAGCGGAGACGTCTTTAACGAAACCCACTCTAATAATCAAATCTTCCTAACCTTCGGCACCTCAACTGGAGTTGGCACGGGACAGCCCGGGGTTCTATGAAGATTATATAAATTTCATAAACAACTTTTTTTTGCTAATTTTGTTAGCAATTCATGAAACGATCCGGCAGTGCAGATTTACCCTTACATTACGGCCAGGTACCGCCCTGGCTGGCAACGCGCATGGCTACATTAGGCAAAGCCATTGTAGAAGAAATTATCGCCGGTCAGGGTAAAAATGCCTTGCTATCCAAATTAAGTGATCCCTTCTGGTTCCAGAGCCTGGGCGCCGTAATGGGTATGGACTGGCATTCTTCCGGCATCACCACTTCGGTAATGGGTGCATTAAGAAGAAGCATCAACCCGCTGGCCAAAGAGTTTGGCATCTTCATCTGTGGTGGCAAGGGCAACCAATCCAGGAATACCCCCAATGAGATCCTGAGGTTTGCCGAAACCACCGGGCTGCCGGCGGAGGACCTGGTGCGGAGCAGTAAGCTGAGCGCAAAGGTGGATAATACAGCCGTTCAGGATGGGTTTCAATTGTACCAGCACCATTTTATTGTAAGTGATGCAGGTGAGTGGGCCGTTATCCAGCAAGGGATGCGCGACAGCAGCGCCACCGCCCGCCGTTACCACTGGCACTCTCCCACTGTAAAATCGTTTACCGAAACGCCGCATACCAGTATCTACGGGGTAAACCAGGGGTCGATCCTCAACCTGACCGATAAAAGTGCGCAGCCTTTAAAAACAGCCATGCTGGAGGTAGCCGCAGAAAATCCCGATCAGATGTTACCCGAGATCTCAAGGATCAGCAGGCACCTGGTAATGCCCGGGCATCATGACGTAAAAGCAAAAGATGTGGACCTGAAGCGCCTGGGCGCGGTGTTATGGCTGGCACAGGAAAAGAACGTAAGTAATTTTGAAGAGCTGTTGTTACTGGAAGGCCTGGGCCCCAGAACGTTGCAGTCCCTGGCCCTGGTGAGTGAGGTCATTTACGGGCAGCCGGCACAGTTTAAAGACCCGGCCCGTTTTTCTTTTGCCCATGGCGGCAAGGATGGCCATCCCTTCCCCGTGCCCACCAACGTTTATGATGAAACGATTGACACCTTACAACAGGCCATACAAAGATCAAAGCTGGGCCGGCAGGATAAAATACAGGCCATCCAATCGCTTTCAAAAGTAGCGGACCGGCTGGCGGAAGATTTTGTACCGGATGGAAGTATTGACGAGTACATTGCTCATGAACGGGCCAACTCCTGGAAATACGGCGGCAGGACTGTTTTTGGTAAAGCCCGGCCTCCTCAAAACCGACAGTTGGATCTGTTTGGTGATCTGTCGTAATACCGCTGCAGTAACCGGTATTATTCCTGCGCATTAACACATTGAAATACGAAACCATACGCTATATGTCTTCAGTATGCCCATTGTCACTGGCGTTACTAAATTGATTCCTTCCACGCGCACCTGTATACATCGCCAGTGAGGCAGGCAACACCCCTTTCCCAATCCCCTTGCCTTGTTGTCCACTTTTTCCAGGACGATTCAGTTTGTGAACAAAAAATCTGTGAACAAAAATAATGTTCACAAAATGCGTGTTCACAAATTGTGAACAGCCAAACCGTAAATACAAAAATCATTCACATCAATGCTGTTTACAAGTAACGGCTATACGCCCTTACACAGAGAAGATTTTCAAGCTCATCACCGCCGTGACAACACATCGCCGCACCGACCAAACAGTACATTGTCATGGCGACCGTAGTGGAGACTTCTCCACGCAATGCCGCTTTGGTAGTCAGCTCTTTTGATCTCTCTTTTACAACAATGCTTCCTTAAAGGTTCCTCCGCTGCGGTCGGAACGAAAGGAAAAAAAACTCCGTCACGCCGACCGAACAGTACATCGTCACGTCGACCGCAGCGGAG
It encodes the following:
- a CDS encoding alpha/beta hydrolase codes for the protein MNQQVVFIQGGGNGGYKTDAPLVASLQAALGGGYQVHYPQMKADETAPDFAPQWLRQIGEQIASAKDGLILAGHSLGASLLVKYLSEHTVQTSIAGTFLVAPPYWNGDQDWVQPLKLKEDFAARLPKNIPFFFYQCRDDEVVPFDHFTRYRQQLSRAVFRELKKGGHQLIMTCR
- a CDS encoding SDR family NAD(P)-dependent oxidoreductase, which produces MEFANKTAIVTGAAQGIGFELCRQLAAGGAGVILNDLDPALAQNAAATINMQFPGKVYAVGGDCSNPEVIRQLVQAAVDQYGSLDMAIANAGVTLFGDFLDYSPEAFYKVLQVNLGGSFFLAQAAAQRMKTQGSGGSILFMSSVTGHLAHKGLVAYGMTKAALEMLARNLVIELSAYGININAIAPGATLTERTQADPEYAAKWEKITPGGRPATADDIARTALFLVHEKSRHINGQHIVIDGGWSCVGVQPD
- a CDS encoding DUF763 domain-containing protein, producing the protein MKRSGSADLPLHYGQVPPWLATRMATLGKAIVEEIIAGQGKNALLSKLSDPFWFQSLGAVMGMDWHSSGITTSVMGALRRSINPLAKEFGIFICGGKGNQSRNTPNEILRFAETTGLPAEDLVRSSKLSAKVDNTAVQDGFQLYQHHFIVSDAGEWAVIQQGMRDSSATARRYHWHSPTVKSFTETPHTSIYGVNQGSILNLTDKSAQPLKTAMLEVAAENPDQMLPEISRISRHLVMPGHHDVKAKDVDLKRLGAVLWLAQEKNVSNFEELLLLEGLGPRTLQSLALVSEVIYGQPAQFKDPARFSFAHGGKDGHPFPVPTNVYDETIDTLQQAIQRSKLGRQDKIQAIQSLSKVADRLAEDFVPDGSIDEYIAHERANSWKYGGRTVFGKARPPQNRQLDLFGDLS